A window of the Candidatus Thermoplasmatota archaeon genome harbors these coding sequences:
- a CDS encoding PKD domain-containing protein, translated as MRYGPKFYGKGILTMVAIAVITIISISSFAEASSNPLPIYGYVTYDGNGLSGIEVRATNERTGGTLTETSDENGAYTVTFGGPVYGWEVGDTIKLKARGTGNYECLGGGKEITITSDEPIRADITLHLSLNAGFAFTPENPKAEDNVSFTDISTGTITNHTWNFGDGNISYEQNPVHAYASEGNYTVVLTIYCHTFSTSASSLLHAEKQEVNDTDNSNETNGTGSTPGFLLPSTIAALCVMLAIFKRRRYI; from the coding sequence ATGAGATATGGGCCAAAATTTTACGGAAAAGGCATTCTGACGATGGTTGCAATAGCTGTTATTACAATCATTTCTATTTCATCATTTGCCGAAGCAAGCAGCAATCCTCTTCCCATTTACGGATATGTTACCTATGATGGGAACGGTCTGTCTGGTATAGAAGTAAGGGCAACCAATGAGCGAACAGGAGGCACACTTACTGAGACAAGTGACGAAAATGGTGCTTATACTGTGACGTTTGGTGGTCCTGTATATGGATGGGAAGTTGGGGATACTATTAAGTTAAAGGCGAGAGGAACCGGAAACTATGAATGCCTTGGAGGAGGGAAAGAGATTACTATAACCTCGGACGAACCCATAAGAGCGGACATTACACTCCATCTTTCTTTGAATGCTGGTTTTGCGTTCACCCCTGAGAATCCCAAGGCAGAGGATAATGTATCCTTTACTGATATTTCAACGGGTACAATAACAAATCACACATGGAATTTTGGAGATGGCAATATCAGTTATGAGCAGAATCCTGTTCATGCTTATGCGTCAGAGGGAAATTATACTGTTGTTCTTACTATATATTGCCATACATTCAGCACGAGTGCATCATCGTTATTGCATGCGGAAAAACAGGAAGTAAACGATACGGATAATTCAAATGAAACAAATGGCACGGGCAGTACACCCGGCTTTCTCTTGCCATCGACCATAGCTGCACTGTGTGTCATGCTCGCAATATTTAAAAGAAGGAGATATATATAG